One Gordonia sp. SID5947 genomic region harbors:
- a CDS encoding superoxide dismutase — protein sequence MAEYTLPDLPYDYAALEPHISGRIMELHHDKHHATYVKGANTTLEKLASAREDGTIADKVYGLSSTLAFHLGGHTNHSIFWKNLSPNGGDKPEGDLAAAIDDQFGSFDKFQAHFTAAATTLQGSGWAILGYDTIGGKLIILQLTDQSGNIPAAIIPVVMLDMWEHAFYLDYQNVKPDYVKAWWNVVNWADAAERFATASSKGAGLIVPA from the coding sequence GTGGCTGAATACACCTTGCCGGATCTCCCGTACGATTACGCGGCGCTCGAGCCGCACATCTCCGGCAGGATCATGGAGCTCCATCACGACAAGCACCACGCCACCTACGTCAAGGGCGCCAACACCACACTGGAGAAGCTCGCCTCGGCTCGCGAGGACGGCACCATCGCCGACAAGGTGTACGGCCTGTCGTCCACCCTGGCGTTCCACCTCGGTGGCCACACGAACCACTCGATCTTCTGGAAGAACTTGTCCCCCAACGGTGGCGACAAGCCCGAGGGCGATCTCGCAGCGGCCATCGATGATCAGTTCGGCAGCTTCGACAAGTTCCAGGCGCACTTCACCGCGGCCGCCACCACGCTGCAGGGCAGCGGCTGGGCGATCCTCGGCTACGACACCATCGGTGGCAAACTGATCATCCTGCAGCTGACCGATCAGAGCGGCAACATCCCTGCGGCGATCATCCCGGTCGTCATGCTGGACATGTGGGAGCACGCCTTCTACCTCGACTACCAGAACGTGAAGCCGGACTACGTCAAGGCCTGGTGGAACGTGGTCAACTGGGCCGACGCGGCCGAGCGTTTCGCGACGGCCTCGAGCAAGGGTGCGGGCCTCATCGTCCCTGCCTGA
- a CDS encoding VOC family protein gives MEIRWLTAFLDFPAEQFGAEVTFWRAIAGSTVSPPRGEHREFASLEPFNGDPHLRVQRVDTGSGGIHLDFHVDDPRSASAEAIALGATVVHDHAGPACLSLASPAGFVFCLVDWQGESVRSRPIRWPGDTISIIDQVCIDIPHGLYEREVAFWAEFTGMPTMATSRPELLRLRRDRALTVGILLQRNDRDDDATYATGHLDLAATAVEDEVARHEDWGARVVEEFPRWTVMSDPVGRRYCITDRNPRTGE, from the coding sequence GTGGAGATCCGATGGCTCACCGCATTCCTCGACTTTCCCGCAGAGCAGTTCGGCGCCGAGGTCACGTTCTGGCGGGCGATCGCCGGCAGCACAGTGTCACCGCCGCGTGGCGAACACCGCGAGTTCGCCTCGCTGGAACCCTTCAACGGGGATCCGCATCTTCGCGTGCAACGCGTCGACACCGGTTCGGGTGGGATCCACCTCGATTTCCACGTCGATGACCCACGATCGGCCTCCGCCGAGGCGATCGCGCTGGGTGCCACCGTGGTCCACGATCACGCCGGTCCGGCCTGCTTGTCATTGGCCTCGCCCGCCGGTTTCGTCTTCTGCCTGGTCGACTGGCAGGGCGAGTCCGTGCGGTCGCGACCGATCCGGTGGCCTGGTGACACCATCAGCATCATCGACCAGGTGTGCATCGACATCCCGCACGGGCTCTACGAACGCGAGGTGGCGTTCTGGGCCGAGTTCACCGGCATGCCCACCATGGCGACCAGCCGTCCCGAGCTGCTTCGGTTACGTCGCGACCGCGCGCTGACCGTCGGCATCCTGTTGCAGCGCAACGATCGGGACGACGATGCGACATATGCCACCGGGCATCTCGATCTCGCTGCCACCGCGGTCGAGGACGAGGTCGCACGGCACGAGGACTGGGGCGCACGGGTGGTCGAAGAATTCCCTCGGTGGACGGTGATGTCGGATCCGGTCGGCCGGCGGTACTGCATCACCGACCGTAACCCCCGCACCGGCGAGTGA
- the msrA gene encoding peptide-methionine (S)-S-oxide reductase MsrA, which translates to MSWLDQLLSGHSHKRQLVAADQALPGREAAVPVAAEHLLLHHPMKGATDPHHNGIGEFGDGLSAVVLAGGCFWGVEEIFWQVPGVYTTAVGYAGGHTSNPSYEEVCTARTGHTESVLVVFDPSVIDLEGILKIFWESHDPTQEMRQGNDVGTQYRSAIYTLSASDAELARATAEKFGKVLADAGLDQITTEIKPLAEAGDGRFYYAEDYHQQYLAKNPHGYRCHAATGLHYPAA; encoded by the coding sequence ATGTCATGGCTTGACCAGCTACTTTCCGGACACTCCCACAAGCGTCAGCTCGTCGCGGCCGATCAGGCGCTGCCGGGCCGTGAGGCCGCGGTGCCGGTCGCGGCCGAGCATCTTCTCCTGCACCACCCGATGAAGGGTGCCACCGACCCGCACCACAACGGGATCGGTGAGTTCGGTGACGGACTCTCGGCCGTGGTCCTCGCCGGCGGATGTTTCTGGGGTGTCGAGGAGATCTTCTGGCAGGTACCGGGTGTCTACACGACGGCGGTCGGCTATGCGGGTGGCCACACGTCGAATCCCTCCTACGAGGAGGTGTGCACCGCGCGCACCGGGCACACCGAATCCGTTCTGGTGGTGTTCGATCCGTCGGTCATCGACCTCGAGGGCATCTTGAAGATCTTCTGGGAGAGCCATGACCCCACCCAGGAGATGCGGCAGGGCAACGACGTCGGGACGCAGTACAGGTCGGCGATCTACACGCTGTCGGCCTCCGATGCCGAACTCGCCAGGGCCACCGCCGAGAAGTTCGGCAAGGTTCTCGCCGATGCGGGGCTGGACCAGATCACCACCGAGATCAAGCCGCTCGCGGAAGCCGGTGACGGCCGGTTCTACTACGCCGAGGATTATCACCAGCAGTATCTCGCGAAGAACCCGCACGGTTACCGCTGCCACGCGGCCACGGGTCTGCACTACCCGGCCGCCTGA
- a CDS encoding S49 family peptidase → MTRGPWNKVAERVARSRADRVAVVRLDGPIGTGGPGRSGLTADNVESVLKRAFDTEHVKAVVVVINSPGGSPAQSEYIAERIRQLSAEKGVPVIAFCEDVAASGGYWIACAADEIFAAHTSMIGSIGVVSSGFGLSDVLTRFGVQRRLYTTGDNKARLDTFSPERPEDVEWLRALQAQLHQAFTAWVRQRRGKRLSAPEAELFSGDIWVGSRAVEVGLVDGIGVMRSVIAERYPDAEITVVEAPKPLLARLVGGQVSMNRLMESAVAGTVTAVDRAAGMRLR, encoded by the coding sequence ATGACTCGTGGACCGTGGAACAAGGTGGCCGAGCGGGTGGCGCGGTCACGGGCCGATCGGGTGGCCGTGGTCCGTCTCGACGGGCCGATCGGCACCGGCGGGCCCGGTCGTTCCGGGTTGACCGCCGACAACGTCGAGTCGGTCTTGAAGCGCGCCTTCGACACCGAACACGTGAAGGCCGTGGTGGTGGTCATCAATTCGCCGGGTGGCTCGCCCGCGCAATCGGAGTACATCGCCGAACGAATTCGTCAGCTGTCCGCGGAGAAGGGTGTCCCCGTCATCGCCTTCTGCGAAGACGTCGCGGCGTCGGGTGGGTATTGGATCGCGTGCGCCGCTGACGAGATCTTTGCCGCGCACACCTCGATGATCGGGTCCATCGGGGTGGTGTCGTCGGGGTTCGGTCTCTCCGACGTGTTGACGCGGTTCGGTGTGCAGCGCAGGTTGTACACGACGGGCGACAACAAGGCCCGCCTCGACACCTTCTCGCCGGAGCGCCCCGAGGATGTCGAGTGGCTCAGGGCGTTGCAGGCCCAGTTGCACCAGGCCTTCACCGCGTGGGTGCGGCAGCGCCGCGGCAAGCGACTGAGCGCCCCCGAGGCGGAATTGTTCAGCGGCGACATCTGGGTTGGTAGCCGCGCCGTCGAGGTAGGTCTCGTCGATGGGATCGGGGTCATGCGTTCGGTGATCGCCGAGCGATACCCGGATGCCGAGATCACCGTGGTCGAGGCACCCAAGCCTCTTCTCGCCCGTCTGGTCGGCGGTCAGGTGAGTATGAACAGGTTGATGGAGAGCGCCGTCGCCGGAACCGTCACGGCCGTCGATCGCGCTGCCGGTATGCGCCTGCGCTGA
- a CDS encoding energy-coupling factor transporter transmembrane protein EcfT yields the protein MSVQTVPLRQVPGDSLIHRLWAGTKLIVVMALGVMTWVLPSWPALGLVAAVVLLTAITAGIPIGAIPRPPWWFWGLIIAGGALNLTFGPSALVVYLRAVTLGLVLVASSILVIWTTPMAEVAPAIATLMRPLRILRLPVDEWAVAIALCLRGLPLLIDELRMLRAAHRLRPSAPSRSGHPAAEMGVVDMITAAMSSALRRSAEMAEAITARGGTGRLTAYPSRPGARDVVVLVVIGIACAGAIVATILL from the coding sequence ATGAGCGTCCAGACAGTCCCGCTCCGGCAGGTGCCGGGTGATTCGCTGATCCACCGCCTGTGGGCGGGCACCAAGCTGATCGTCGTGATGGCGCTGGGCGTGATGACCTGGGTGCTGCCGTCGTGGCCTGCGCTCGGGCTCGTCGCCGCGGTGGTGCTGCTGACGGCCATCACCGCAGGCATCCCGATCGGCGCGATTCCCCGTCCGCCCTGGTGGTTCTGGGGCCTGATCATCGCCGGCGGCGCACTGAACCTGACGTTCGGCCCCTCTGCGCTCGTGGTCTATCTGCGTGCCGTCACGCTGGGGCTGGTGCTGGTCGCGAGTTCGATCCTGGTGATCTGGACGACGCCGATGGCCGAGGTGGCGCCCGCGATCGCGACTTTGATGCGGCCACTGCGGATTCTGCGTCTCCCCGTCGACGAGTGGGCGGTGGCGATCGCGTTGTGCCTACGCGGTCTGCCGTTGCTCATCGACGAATTGCGGATGCTGCGGGCCGCCCATCGCCTCCGTCCGTCCGCACCCTCACGCAGTGGGCATCCGGCCGCGGAAATGGGTGTGGTGGACATGATCACGGCGGCGATGTCGAGCGCGCTACGTCGCAGTGCGGAGATGGCCGAGGCGATCACCGCGCGCGGGGGCACCGGACGTCTCACCGCTTACCCCTCGAGGCCGGGGGCCCGCGACGTGGTGGTGCTCGTCGTCATCGGAATCGCTTGTGCCGGTGCGATCGTCGCGACGATCCTGCTCTGA
- a CDS encoding winged helix DNA-binding domain-containing protein, which translates to MADEISPGQWNRTLLQRQHLLERVDEDAIEVLDRCVGLQAQDPKAPFFGLWSRINDFDAAELDGLLVDREVVRMALLRSTVFLIDAEDARWIRPIAQPVLHTEVAIHERRLSGTAATDVLADAAELLAGREMSGAELGRELAQRHPDDDPSTLVSVARCGLPLVQVPPRGLWRGSAAPTYQLFDDWVGPGEPAVVDDEALKDLIRLYLRGFGPATVKGIQTWCGRTRLRPLLEAMEADWELVIRTGPDGEQLFDLDGLDIVDADVPAPVRLVAPYDNVFVAQADRRRIADDDRYRRLLTANGRFPGFVLVDGRLAGSWRLESGRVVTDMMVDLTRRERAELDAECLRLQQFCDSQA; encoded by the coding sequence GTGGCCGACGAGATCAGTCCGGGGCAGTGGAACCGGACGCTGTTGCAACGTCAGCACCTACTCGAGCGGGTCGACGAGGACGCCATCGAGGTGCTCGATCGTTGCGTCGGCCTGCAGGCCCAGGATCCGAAGGCGCCGTTCTTCGGTTTGTGGTCGCGTATCAACGATTTCGATGCGGCGGAGCTCGACGGTCTGCTCGTGGACCGGGAGGTCGTCCGGATGGCGCTGCTGCGCTCGACGGTCTTCCTCATCGACGCCGAGGATGCGCGTTGGATACGGCCGATCGCGCAACCGGTGCTGCACACCGAAGTCGCGATCCACGAACGCCGACTCTCCGGCACCGCGGCCACCGACGTGCTGGCCGATGCGGCGGAGCTGCTGGCGGGGCGGGAGATGTCGGGTGCGGAGCTGGGTCGTGAACTGGCACAACGCCACCCCGACGACGACCCGTCGACGCTGGTCTCGGTGGCGAGGTGTGGTTTACCGCTGGTCCAAGTGCCACCCCGCGGTCTCTGGCGGGGTTCGGCTGCGCCCACCTATCAGCTCTTCGACGACTGGGTCGGTCCGGGCGAGCCGGCGGTGGTCGACGACGAGGCCCTCAAAGACCTGATCCGGCTCTATCTCCGAGGCTTCGGCCCCGCGACCGTGAAGGGCATCCAGACGTGGTGCGGGCGTACCCGCCTGCGTCCACTGCTGGAAGCGATGGAAGCGGACTGGGAACTCGTGATCCGGACCGGCCCGGATGGCGAGCAGCTGTTCGACCTCGACGGTCTCGACATCGTGGACGCGGATGTCCCCGCACCGGTCCGTCTCGTCGCCCCGTACGACAATGTCTTTGTCGCACAGGCAGATCGCCGTCGGATCGCCGACGACGACCGGTATCGCCGACTTCTCACCGCGAACGGCCGGTTTCCGGGATTCGTGCTCGTCGACGGCCGTCTCGCCGGCTCATGGCGTCTCGAGAGCGGTCGCGTGGTCACTGACATGATGGTCGATCTCACGCGGCGGGAACGCGCTGAGCTCGACGCCGAATGCCTACGGCTCCAACAGTTCTGCGACTCCCAGGCCTGA
- a CDS encoding rhodanese-like domain-containing protein, producing the protein MGDIRQVPVTELPDDFTDEVDRVLLDVREDDEWAAGHVRGALHIPLGDVPARIDEIDLDADLLVVCHSSGRSMRVLQYLAQQGYEGSCVRGGMLAWVENQKPVEAGSAGSK; encoded by the coding sequence ATGGGCGACATCCGGCAGGTGCCGGTCACGGAGCTGCCGGACGATTTCACGGACGAGGTGGACCGCGTCCTGCTCGATGTCCGCGAGGACGATGAGTGGGCTGCCGGTCACGTCCGGGGCGCATTGCACATTCCGCTTGGTGATGTGCCCGCCCGCATCGACGAGATCGACCTCGACGCAGACCTCTTGGTGGTGTGTCATTCGAGTGGACGGTCGATGCGCGTTCTGCAGTACCTCGCGCAGCAGGGCTACGAGGGCAGCTGTGTCCGCGGCGGCATGCTCGCGTGGGTCGAGAACCAGAAGCCGGTCGAGGCGGGGAGTGCCGGGTCGAAATGA